The proteins below come from a single Allorhizobium pseudoryzae genomic window:
- the tnpC gene encoding IS66 family transposase yields the protein METAPLDSQDELTALRALVAEQAAKLESQEAEVIKRDSIIGLLRAQLQLLRHRQHGASSEKIDRKIEQFELMLEEIEASRAETELRSGKTPLPELEDASEKPKRKVLPDGLPAEELVYAAPCNCPTCGGTSFLKAPDRVVQVLEHVPASVKIVRHVEKRMICRECDTTVAGEMPTLPIERGKPGPGLLAHIMIAKFDDHIPLYRLSEMYDRLGIDISRSVMADWVGRVSALLTPLVLLIRAHIAALDRIHTDDTPVDVLDPGRGKTKTGRVWVYVFDGSGYQSATPAAIAYYYSPDRKGAHPADHLASFSGVMHADGYGGYRKLYGNQIVEAACMAHVRRKFHDVIKLKPSPIAEEALSRIGALYDIENRIRCMSADERCTLRQEHARPVLDELKAWIEATLSTLPQKQKLAEAMRYALSRWAALSVYIDDGRVEIDNNIAERAMRPLGIGRKNWLFAGSDKGGERIANILTIIETVKLQGHNPEVYLTDVLTRIQDHPKDRLEDLLPWNWTPAIDRHEAA from the coding sequence ATGGAAACAGCGCCGCTGGACAGTCAGGACGAGCTCACTGCTTTGCGCGCATTGGTCGCCGAACAGGCGGCGAAGCTTGAGAGCCAGGAAGCCGAGGTCATCAAGCGTGACTCCATAATCGGGCTTCTTCGCGCGCAACTGCAGCTGCTCCGACATCGGCAGCATGGCGCCTCTTCGGAAAAGATCGACCGGAAGATCGAGCAGTTCGAACTGATGCTGGAGGAGATTGAGGCGTCTCGAGCCGAAACTGAACTGCGCTCCGGCAAAACTCCTCTGCCAGAGTTGGAGGACGCATCCGAAAAGCCGAAGCGCAAGGTTCTGCCCGATGGTCTTCCCGCCGAGGAACTGGTCTATGCGGCTCCCTGCAATTGCCCGACCTGCGGTGGCACGTCATTCCTCAAGGCGCCCGACAGGGTGGTCCAGGTGCTCGAGCACGTGCCGGCGTCGGTCAAGATTGTCCGGCATGTCGAAAAGCGTATGATCTGCCGGGAATGCGATACGACGGTGGCTGGCGAGATGCCGACCTTGCCGATTGAGCGCGGCAAACCCGGGCCGGGACTGCTCGCCCATATCATGATCGCTAAATTCGACGATCACATTCCCCTCTACCGTCTGTCCGAGATGTACGACCGGTTGGGGATAGATATCTCCCGATCCGTGATGGCCGACTGGGTCGGCCGCGTATCCGCTTTGCTGACGCCACTCGTCTTGTTGATCAGGGCCCATATCGCAGCACTCGACCGAATACATACGGACGATACCCCGGTCGATGTTCTCGACCCCGGACGGGGCAAGACAAAAACCGGCAGGGTCTGGGTCTACGTCTTCGACGGCAGTGGCTACCAATCCGCCACTCCCGCAGCCATCGCCTATTACTATAGCCCTGACCGCAAGGGGGCACATCCGGCTGACCACCTGGCAAGCTTCAGCGGCGTCATGCATGCCGACGGTTATGGGGGCTACAGGAAACTCTACGGCAACCAGATCGTTGAGGCCGCCTGCATGGCGCATGTGCGCCGCAAGTTCCATGATGTGATCAAGCTGAAGCCGTCACCGATCGCGGAGGAAGCGCTGTCGCGCATTGGCGCGCTCTACGATATCGAGAACCGTATCCGCTGCATGTCAGCTGACGAGCGGTGTACCCTGCGCCAAGAACATGCCCGGCCCGTTCTGGACGAGCTCAAGGCCTGGATTGAAGCCACGCTTTCTACGCTGCCGCAAAAGCAGAAGCTGGCCGAGGCGATGCGATATGCGCTGTCGCGATGGGCCGCCTTGAGCGTCTACATCGATGACGGCCGTGTTGAAATCGACAACAACATTGCTGAACGAGCCATGCGTCCGCTCGGAATTGGTCGGAAGAACTGGCTGTTTGCCGGCTCGGACAAAGGCGGTGAGCGCATCGCCAACATTTTGACGATCATCGAGACGGTCAAACTGCAAGGCCATAATCCGGAGGTCTACCTGACAGATGTCCTGACCCGGATCCAGGATCACCCCAAGGATCGACTTGAAGACCTGTTGCCCTGGAACTGGACGCCGGCGATAGACCGACACGAGGCCGCCTGA
- a CDS encoding class I SAM-dependent methyltransferase — MSTDSVNVDVFNLFMESYAQHVPEFLRKYLKDHRQRFLSTLRAIPAATEPGQRAIEIGTYGLFPVAMRTLLGYEEADGVVYEAQDGKVDQYLRRYPFDVEIHDYRIFDLNVEQTPLPVPDGSYDFILLAEVLEHFAIDPNFFMIEANRLLKPGGKLMITTPNACSLDHIARTLQFDVGSMFHFYRKNGSNDRHNLEYSPNLMRSMVENAGFSIARMWTENFWTGGWPSVEKLLISAGYSMDMRGDDLLVICEKVGPPGQRFPAFLYV; from the coding sequence ATGAGCACTGATTCAGTTAATGTTGACGTATTCAATTTGTTCATGGAATCATACGCACAACATGTACCAGAATTTCTTCGGAAATATCTGAAAGATCACCGACAACGTTTCTTATCTACACTGCGAGCCATTCCTGCCGCGACCGAACCGGGTCAACGGGCCATTGAAATTGGTACTTATGGCCTATTCCCCGTCGCAATGCGCACGTTGCTGGGCTACGAAGAAGCAGACGGAGTTGTTTATGAAGCACAGGATGGCAAGGTTGATCAATACCTGCGTAGATATCCATTTGATGTAGAAATCCATGATTACCGCATATTCGATCTCAACGTGGAACAGACTCCTCTACCCGTTCCAGATGGAAGCTATGACTTCATTCTTCTTGCAGAGGTTCTTGAGCATTTCGCTATCGATCCGAACTTTTTTATGATTGAAGCAAACCGCCTGCTCAAGCCAGGCGGTAAGCTGATGATCACAACCCCTAATGCATGCAGCCTGGACCACATTGCGCGAACCCTTCAGTTCGATGTTGGAAGTATGTTTCACTTCTACCGTAAGAATGGGTCAAATGATAGGCACAACCTAGAATATAGTCCAAACCTGATGCGGTCAATGGTTGAAAACGCTGGATTCTCGATTGCAAGGATGTGGACCGAAAACTTCTGGACGGGTGGCTGGCCAAGCGTTGAGAAACTTCTTATTTCTGCTGGTTACTCAATGGACATGCGGGGCGATGACTTGCTCGTTATTTGCGAAAAGGTGGGGCCTCCGGGCCAACGATTCCCCGCGTTTCTCTATGTCTGA
- the tnpB gene encoding IS66 family insertion sequence element accessory protein TnpB (TnpB, as the term is used for proteins encoded by IS66 family insertion elements, is considered an accessory protein, since TnpC, encoded by a neighboring gene, is a DDE family transposase.), whose protein sequence is MIGPSGNVRVYLACGVTDMRRGIDGLSALVETVVKEAPGSGAIFGFRGKRADRIKLLWWDGQGFCLFYKILERGYFPWPTAKEGVAHLTQAQLSMLVEGIDWRRPAWTSAPGRTG, encoded by the coding sequence ATGATCGGGCCATCGGGGAATGTGCGGGTCTATCTGGCCTGCGGGGTGACCGATATGCGGCGTGGCATTGATGGTCTGTCCGCGCTGGTCGAGACGGTCGTGAAGGAGGCGCCTGGCTCGGGCGCGATCTTCGGCTTCCGCGGAAAGCGCGCTGACCGGATCAAGCTTCTGTGGTGGGACGGCCAGGGGTTTTGCCTGTTCTACAAGATTTTGGAGCGTGGGTACTTTCCCTGGCCGACGGCGAAAGAGGGCGTCGCGCACCTGACGCAGGCGCAGCTTTCGATGCTCGTCGAAGGGATCGATTGGCGCCGCCCGGCGTGGACGTCCGCTCCTGGCCGAACGGGATAA
- a CDS encoding class I SAM-dependent methyltransferase, whose amino-acid sequence MKPPVCTRDSDSSRFEKPKESASERRRISRRIELGDSIADIADNSVDLVLFCEIIEHISFNPIPFGKQIYRVLLSGGRIIVTTPNSMYHGSLSERLTRLWSGSGYGPRVEEIIKQGTYGHHRKEFSVSELHA is encoded by the coding sequence CTGAAACCTCCGGTTTGCACCAGAGATTCAGATTCATCACGTTTTGAAAAGCCCAAAGAGTCGGCATCAGAAAGACGACGTATTAGCCGTCGCATAGAGCTCGGAGACAGCATCGCAGACATTGCTGACAATAGCGTCGATCTTGTTCTTTTCTGTGAAATCATAGAACACATTTCATTCAATCCAATACCTTTTGGGAAGCAAATTTACCGTGTACTGCTTTCAGGTGGTAGAATTATAGTGACGACACCGAATTCCATGTATCATGGTTCATTAAGCGAACGATTGACGCGCCTATGGTCTGGCAGCGGTTATGGACCCCGCGTTGAGGAAATAATAAAGCAAGGGACTTACGGCCATCATCGGAAGGAATTTTCTGTCTCTGAGCTTCATGCATAA
- a CDS encoding IS5 family transposase (programmed frameshift) encodes MARGDLTDMEWRIIEGLLPTERGRKSRPSHDNRQYLNGMLHVLRVGCPWRDMHERYGKWNSVYVRFRRWAEQGVWDALLETLVELGLTDDWQHMIDSTTVRGHSQAAGAKGGTYQEAFGRSRGGFTTKIHARADGQGRPLGFVLTGGEASDYNAVPDLLAIPVGKPRLFLADKGYDGDFLREELLIHGIRPVIPPKANRKNPPSCDYRAYKDRNRIERMFNRLKQFRRVATRYDKTRKSFLAFLALAAAKIWLPYFVNRT; translated from the exons TTGGCACGCGGCGACCTGACGGATATGGAATGGCGGATCATCGAGGGGCTGTTGCCCACCGAACGCGGTAGGAAGTCGCGACCCTCGCACGATAATCGGCAGTATCTGAACGGCATGCTGCATGTTCTCCGGGTCGGCTGCCCATGGCGCGACATGCATGAGCGCTACGGGAAGTGGAACTCCGTCTATGTGCGCTTCCGCCGTTGGGCCGAACAGGGCGTTTGGGACGCTCTGCTTGAGACCCTCGTCGAACTGGGGCTGACGGATGACTGGCAGCACATGATCGACAGCACCACGGTTCGCGGCCATTCGCAGGCTGCGGGCGCTAAAG GGGGGACTTATCAGGAGGCTTTTGGTCGATCACGCGGCGGCTTTACGACGAAAATCCACGCCCGCGCAGACGGTCAGGGACGCCCTCTTGGCTTCGTCCTGACGGGCGGAGAGGCTTCGGACTACAACGCCGTTCCGGACCTGCTGGCGATACCGGTCGGCAAACCGAGGCTGTTCCTTGCTGACAAGGGCTACGACGGTGATTTCCTGCGCGAGGAACTCCTGATCCACGGGATCAGGCCGGTCATTCCGCCGAAGGCCAACCGGAAGAACCCGCCGTCTTGCGACTACCGCGCATACAAGGACCGAAACCGCATCGAGCGGATGTTCAACCGCCTCAAGCAGTTCCGTCGCGTCGCGACCCGATACGACAAGACCCGAAAATCCTTCTTAGCATTCCTTGCCCTGGCTGCCGCAAAGATATGGTTGCCATACTTTGTCAACAGGACCTAG
- a CDS encoding methyltransferase domain-containing protein encodes MDDIDNGRATRKYDESYWKSEITAARQRSYGGNLARFAELILYARIPVHRFVDIGTGDGHFLDALTFHMPSSKEKFFGVELFPPPVSEQTSHPNYIIGGVSDVEGPIEAGTCIEVIEHLTPSMVDRLARELALKCVPGSIFLFNTGLTDFVRSDQSYIDPVTRGHISIWSVTAASKIFNRHGFKIYPLKGKTWAFIAEYNFQDLDENERYMENRIWSPNENNVSILKDIKSSDVMYILGIETARAY; translated from the coding sequence ATGGATGATATCGATAACGGTCGAGCCACAAGAAAATACGATGAATCGTATTGGAAAAGCGAAATAACTGCCGCACGTCAGAGATCATATGGAGGAAACCTTGCACGATTTGCTGAACTTATTCTATATGCAAGAATACCTGTACACCGTTTTGTCGATATTGGGACCGGCGATGGACATTTTCTTGACGCTCTAACATTCCATATGCCGAGCTCAAAAGAAAAGTTTTTCGGTGTTGAATTATTTCCGCCGCCTGTTAGCGAACAAACTAGTCACCCCAATTATATCATTGGTGGAGTGTCAGACGTAGAGGGACCAATCGAGGCGGGCACATGCATTGAGGTTATCGAACACCTGACCCCTAGTATGGTAGATAGACTCGCTAGAGAGTTAGCCCTGAAATGCGTTCCCGGTTCAATTTTTCTCTTTAACACAGGCCTCACTGATTTTGTAAGATCGGATCAAAGTTATATTGACCCGGTCACCCGGGGCCACATTTCCATTTGGTCAGTCACTGCTGCCTCAAAGATATTCAATAGACATGGATTCAAAATATACCCACTCAAGGGAAAAACTTGGGCGTTCATCGCGGAGTACAATTTTCAGGATTTGGACGAAAACGAGAGATATATGGAAAATCGTATATGGAGTCCGAATGAAAATAATGTCTCCATATTGAAAGATATTAAATCCAGTGATGTTATGTACATATTGGGCATTGAAACAGCGAGAGCTTATTGA
- the tnpA gene encoding IS66-like element accessory protein TnpA, translated as MARMEIMSGTERRRRWSDEAKLRILAEAEEPGARIGDVARRHDIHPGQIRLWRQSFSYADRPTVFLPVEITQEVGAGQASTAATRPAIVEILLRNGRRLKVPADVEVKLLGPLVACVEAA; from the coding sequence ATGGCTCGCATGGAGATCATGTCCGGTACCGAACGCAGACGGCGTTGGTCGGACGAGGCGAAGCTGAGGATACTTGCGGAAGCTGAAGAGCCCGGTGCTCGCATTGGTGATGTGGCGCGCCGGCATGACATTCATCCGGGCCAGATCCGCTTATGGCGGCAATCATTCAGCTATGCCGATCGGCCGACGGTGTTCCTCCCGGTGGAGATCACCCAGGAGGTTGGCGCAGGCCAGGCTTCTACCGCGGCAACGAGGCCGGCGATCGTCGAGATCTTGCTCCGAAACGGTCGGCGCTTGAAGGTTCCGGCTGACGTTGAGGTGAAGCTGCTTGGTCCGCTGGTCGCTTGCGTGGAGGCGGCATGA
- a CDS encoding class I SAM-dependent methyltransferase yields MLEDEKLDQVKNRTWFYQFDLPDGSQTTTDVPPAVLPIHIARRDKLRRIIKQYVPDSGDLIAYDFASHEGYYAIELARHFKQVRGFEIRQQSLEAAQLITDVLKLRNLEYCRADLQVMQYDPSQTADFVLLYGLIYHLENPVHTLRLASQMTRKHILIETQIFPYDMSGLIEDGAYSNQRRVEGVFGLVPDYAARREGGSTDIALVPSLNALLFLMREFGFATIQVLPSGEDEYEQFTRRMRVLIYGQK; encoded by the coding sequence TTGCTTGAAGATGAAAAGCTTGATCAGGTTAAAAACCGGACCTGGTTCTATCAGTTCGATTTGCCCGACGGGTCTCAGACAACGACGGACGTACCCCCAGCCGTTTTGCCAATTCATATCGCAAGACGCGACAAGTTGCGCCGTATAATTAAGCAATACGTACCAGATTCAGGCGATTTAATAGCTTATGATTTCGCTTCCCATGAGGGCTACTACGCAATTGAACTGGCGCGCCATTTCAAGCAAGTAAGAGGCTTCGAAATTAGACAGCAGAGCCTTGAGGCAGCGCAACTTATCACCGACGTACTGAAATTACGAAATTTGGAATACTGTCGCGCAGATCTTCAAGTTATGCAGTACGATCCATCTCAGACTGCTGATTTTGTACTTTTATATGGTTTGATCTATCATCTGGAAAATCCAGTTCATACGTTGCGACTCGCCAGCCAGATGACTCGCAAGCATATTCTAATAGAAACGCAGATTTTTCCATATGACATGTCCGGACTGATCGAAGACGGTGCCTACTCCAATCAGCGTCGTGTAGAAGGCGTGTTCGGGCTCGTACCCGACTATGCGGCGCGGCGCGAAGGCGGTTCCACGGACATCGCGCTTGTACCCTCATTAAACGCACTGTTGTTCTTAATGCGGGAGTTTGGATTTGCCACCATACAAGTTCTACCAAGCGGGGAGGATGAATATGAGCAATTCACGCGAAGAATGCGAGTTTTGATATATGGACAGAAGTAG
- a CDS encoding sulfotransferase domain-containing protein, whose translation MATPNLFILGAGKSGTTTLYHVLQRHPDIHVCNPKEPSFFCSYFQVVANPVSYCKLFDSNRRYRVDASHVYFSNPETAQILHDLFPKAQFLLILRNPKARAHSLYQHMRRVLHNDGRPLELAESFLEALSVEGERFSSPEFMTNCRQYFWNFMYMRSSYYDEQLSRYLTLFPRDQFMITTLAELHWQPHATVRRIANFLNLNVAGFGQNIPVTNASPPYVDFDKDCDMVMERHFGDLTARVNALAGHPLDWAL comes from the coding sequence ATGGCTACGCCCAATTTGTTTATTTTAGGTGCCGGCAAAAGCGGAACGACAACGCTTTATCATGTATTGCAGCGTCATCCGGATATCCACGTGTGCAACCCCAAGGAGCCAAGCTTTTTTTGTAGTTATTTCCAAGTGGTGGCAAACCCCGTTTCCTACTGCAAATTATTTGATTCTAACCGGCGTTATCGCGTTGATGCTTCCCACGTATATTTTTCTAACCCCGAGACGGCTCAAATCCTGCATGATCTCTTTCCAAAGGCTCAATTTTTGCTGATACTGCGTAACCCCAAGGCACGGGCGCATTCACTCTACCAGCACATGCGGCGTGTGTTGCACAATGATGGTCGGCCCTTAGAACTGGCCGAAAGTTTTTTGGAGGCACTCTCAGTTGAAGGTGAGCGTTTCTCTTCGCCTGAATTTATGACAAACTGCAGGCAGTATTTTTGGAACTTCATGTACATGCGATCCTCATACTATGACGAGCAGCTGTCGCGGTATTTAACGTTGTTTCCCCGCGATCAGTTCATGATCACCACTCTCGCTGAACTTCATTGGCAACCTCATGCTACAGTCAGGAGAATTGCAAATTTTCTCAATCTCAATGTTGCGGGGTTTGGCCAGAACATCCCTGTTACGAATGCTTCACCACCATATGTGGATTTTGATAAAGACTGCGATATGGTGATGGAGCGTCATTTTGGCGATCTCACAGCTCGAGTGAACGCCCTTGCAGGCCATCCATTGGACTGGGCGCTGTAA